Proteins encoded within one genomic window of Haloplanus vescus:
- a CDS encoding DUF7536 family protein: protein MSDDTPDRPPSTGLLDALRVRRNATIGTVAGVALAALAYLVRVFELVGPVGGTQRYPVLGPEGWFLVLGFVLASATTLLVTTVLTALTAYRRTREL from the coding sequence GTGAGCGACGACACGCCCGACCGGCCGCCGTCGACAGGACTCCTCGACGCACTTCGCGTGCGCCGCAACGCGACCATCGGCACCGTCGCCGGCGTCGCCCTCGCCGCCCTCGCCTACCTCGTTCGGGTGTTCGAACTCGTCGGGCCCGTGGGCGGCACGCAGCGCTACCCTGTGCTCGGTCCGGAAGGGTGGTTTCTCGTCCTCGGATTCGTCCTCGCGTCGGCGACGACGCTACTCGTGACGACGGTGTTGACGGCCCTGACGGCCTATCGGCGCACCCGAGAGTTATGA
- a CDS encoding potassium channel family protein yields MDPADVEYEPVSVKAVLVEMKDTAELLIDLSYSAVLHGSDEVAMEVLELEERMDVLQLQARMSLLMAARNPEDAEALAPVLGVVGAAEKISDAAGDIAKIVLEDIGVPEAMRTAIPEAVETVVRGQVVPDSDYVGESLGDLNLETETGVRVIAIRRSGEWVLNPDRNTTLEAGDVVLLRGTEMALSGVYESVTGDTYDPPEPAASTIEDLDRAVDSIVLMKNMSELAVDLAYGSVLFDSEGVAEEVVELEAEVDALKSRFEAWVLRAAPRVDDPISLRGLVHLASATEVISDAALEISEGVLRGLDTHPVVAAAVEESDEVIVRVTVGTNSRLADASFGDLQVKTETGMRVIAVRRGDGDWVISPGPETTVHTDDVLIAKGTRAGAGRLAELAGDDDAFDS; encoded by the coding sequence ATGGACCCTGCGGACGTGGAGTACGAACCGGTCAGCGTGAAGGCCGTCCTCGTCGAGATGAAAGACACGGCGGAGCTGCTGATCGACCTCTCGTACTCTGCGGTCCTGCACGGGAGCGACGAGGTGGCGATGGAGGTGCTCGAACTCGAAGAGCGCATGGACGTCCTTCAGTTGCAGGCGCGGATGAGCCTCCTGATGGCCGCGCGCAACCCCGAGGACGCCGAGGCGCTCGCCCCCGTCTTGGGCGTCGTCGGCGCCGCCGAGAAGATAAGTGACGCCGCGGGCGACATCGCGAAAATCGTCCTCGAAGACATCGGTGTCCCCGAGGCGATGCGGACGGCGATTCCGGAGGCCGTCGAAACCGTCGTCCGGGGACAGGTCGTCCCCGACTCCGACTACGTCGGCGAGTCGCTCGGCGACCTCAACCTCGAAACCGAGACGGGCGTGCGCGTCATCGCCATCCGGCGGTCGGGCGAGTGGGTGCTCAACCCCGACCGCAACACCACGCTCGAAGCCGGCGACGTGGTTCTCCTCCGGGGCACCGAGATGGCGCTCTCGGGCGTGTACGAGAGCGTCACCGGCGACACGTACGACCCGCCCGAACCGGCGGCGTCCACCATCGAGGACTTGGACCGCGCCGTCGACTCCATCGTCCTGATGAAGAACATGAGCGAACTCGCCGTGGACTTGGCCTACGGGTCCGTCCTCTTCGACAGCGAGGGGGTCGCCGAGGAGGTGGTCGAACTCGAAGCGGAGGTCGACGCCCTCAAGTCCCGCTTCGAGGCGTGGGTGTTGCGCGCCGCTCCCCGCGTCGACGACCCCATCTCGCTTCGGGGCTTGGTCCACCTCGCGAGTGCGACGGAGGTCATCAGCGACGCCGCCCTCGAAATCAGCGAGGGCGTCCTGCGCGGCCTCGACACGCACCCGGTCGTCGCCGCCGCCGTCGAGGAGTCGGACGAGGTCATCGTCCGCGTTACCGTCGGCACGAACAGCCGTCTCGCCGACGCGTCCTTCGGCGACCTCCAGGTCAAGACGGAGACGGGGATGCGCGTCATCGCCGTCCGTCGGGGCGACGGCGACTGGGTCATCTCGCCCGGCCCGGAGACGACCGTCCACACCGACGACGTACTCATCGCCAAGGGGACGCGCGCGGGGGCCGGCCGACTCGCGGAACTGGCCGGCGACGACGACGCCTTCGACTCATAA
- a CDS encoding FlaD/FlaE family flagellar protein yields MAIDPRNYDLAELRGAGSSEPVARESRVADDETTDETEETTTPTRGSATAALHESIVRDLAVMEQGSADLTRPYLSTLPASLTAEGLVLEWLEFLVLQAGTESVADALAFYERVGWLGNDAAETLERYLWGISEPRANEGNDLDPDDHRVSLHYVARLTALSRD; encoded by the coding sequence ATGGCCATCGACCCGCGAAACTACGATCTCGCCGAACTCCGAGGCGCAGGCAGTAGCGAGCCGGTGGCTCGGGAGTCGCGGGTGGCCGACGACGAGACGACTGACGAGACAGAGGAGACAACGACGCCGACCCGCGGGTCGGCGACGGCCGCGCTCCACGAGTCCATCGTCCGTGACCTCGCGGTGATGGAGCAAGGGTCGGCGGACCTGACGCGGCCGTATCTGTCGACGCTGCCGGCCTCGCTCACGGCCGAAGGGCTCGTCCTCGAGTGGCTGGAGTTTCTCGTCTTGCAGGCGGGGACGGAGTCGGTGGCCGACGCGCTCGCGTTCTACGAACGCGTCGGGTGGCTCGGCAACGACGCGGCCGAGACGCTCGAACGGTATCTGTGGGGGATTAGCGAGCCACGCGCGAACGAGGGCAACGACCTCGACCCGGACGACCACCGGGTGAGTCTCCACTACGTCGCTCGGCTGACCGCCCTTTCCCGCGACTGA
- a CDS encoding acetate and sugar kinases/Hsc70/actin family protein, whose protein sequence is MSEDDDAESETADDGDTATDEPTPVGVKLGSTRTVIAIPDGSGGLRTVKTLTCLATYEDAITGEERVLYGEEAAREYPDRVQYTLRSGLPEDEDRAELTATFFESVIEANDVPEDSAVVYAIPTIDNEEGLANLESVIEGSSIGEALIRSYPESLCGAVPALGDELEAVDDIFVTVNLGSTNLEAAAYRRGEQLAPFTTGAVTGNEVDRMIANYVEEETQGRVNIDTTTAREYKEEHADFVDFEPFTDIIQQPGGGSHEFTIERSVMDAVDEYVDEAVEEIANAFLPELANDYIKVYQLALDQPIVLTGGMTCIPGIVEEFEERLSEELQRDVEAVAPDDPSLSAAVGAQRIAERLVDADAY, encoded by the coding sequence ATGAGTGAAGACGACGACGCTGAGAGTGAGACGGCCGACGATGGCGATACGGCGACCGACGAACCGACGCCCGTCGGCGTCAAACTCGGCAGTACCCGGACGGTCATCGCCATTCCCGATGGCAGCGGCGGCTTGCGGACCGTCAAGACGCTGACCTGTCTGGCGACGTACGAAGACGCTATCACTGGTGAAGAACGGGTGCTCTACGGCGAGGAAGCCGCCCGGGAGTACCCCGACCGAGTACAGTACACGCTGCGCTCGGGCCTCCCCGAAGACGAGGACCGCGCCGAGTTGACGGCGACGTTCTTCGAGTCCGTCATCGAGGCCAACGACGTGCCCGAAGACAGCGCCGTCGTCTACGCCATCCCGACCATCGACAACGAGGAAGGGTTGGCGAACCTCGAATCCGTCATCGAGGGGAGTTCGATTGGAGAGGCGCTCATCCGCAGCTATCCGGAGTCGCTGTGTGGCGCCGTCCCCGCCCTCGGCGACGAGTTAGAGGCCGTCGACGACATCTTCGTCACGGTCAACCTCGGCTCGACCAACCTCGAAGCGGCGGCGTACCGCCGCGGCGAGCAACTCGCCCCCTTCACGACGGGCGCGGTCACCGGCAACGAGGTGGACCGGATGATAGCCAACTACGTCGAGGAGGAGACGCAGGGTCGCGTGAACATCGACACGACGACGGCCCGCGAGTACAAGGAGGAACACGCCGACTTCGTGGACTTCGAGCCGTTCACGGACATCATCCAGCAGCCCGGTGGCGGCTCCCACGAGTTCACCATCGAGCGGAGCGTTATGGACGCCGTCGACGAGTACGTCGACGAGGCCGTCGAGGAGATTGCCAACGCCTTCCTGCCCGAACTCGCCAACGACTACATCAAGGTGTACCAGTTGGCGCTCGACCAGCCAATCGTCCTCACGGGCGGGATGACGTGCATCCCCGGCATCGTCGAGGAGTTCGAGGAGCGCCTGAGCGAGGAGCTCCAGCGTGACGTGGAAGCCGTCGCCCCCGACGACCCGTCGCTGTCGGCAGCGGTCGGCGCGCAGCGCATCGCAGAGCGACTCGTCGACGCCGACGCGTACTAA
- the pth2 gene encoding peptidyl-tRNA hydrolase Pth2 → MKQAIVARTDLGMGRGKLAAQVAHASLSAYEDADERTRRAWKGEGQKKVVLKGSGESELFELADAAERAGLPNAIIRDAGHTQLDPGTVTALAVGPGDDDEVDRVTGDLSLY, encoded by the coding sequence ATGAAACAGGCCATCGTTGCGCGGACCGACCTCGGGATGGGGCGGGGGAAACTCGCGGCACAGGTCGCGCACGCCTCGCTCTCGGCGTACGAGGACGCCGACGAACGAACCCGCCGCGCGTGGAAAGGCGAGGGACAGAAGAAAGTCGTCCTGAAGGGAAGCGGCGAGTCCGAACTCTTCGAGTTGGCCGACGCGGCCGAGCGGGCGGGCCTCCCGAACGCCATCATCCGCGATGCGGGCCACACGCAGTTGGACCCCGGCACGGTGACGGCACTCGCCGTCGGCCCGGGCGACGACGACGAGGTTGACCGGGTGACGGGCGACCTCTCGCTGTACTGA
- a CDS encoding high-affinity nickel-transporter protein produces MSLVAAAVAGGALGARHALETDHLAAVATLVDGEETTLSRAGFVGASWGVGHTVPIAALGLAFLLLGVRLPSSVTTLFEGLVGVVLVVLGARMLTGVLGWHDHAHGTHPLHRHLRIGRLSLGGRHTHVDGDSLLVGALHGVAGSGALVIALVSTAPNLPTATSFLGAFAVGSILTMAAVSAVWGQTMGWHRRALRTVAGLGGVGVGVLLLVESAGVLV; encoded by the coding sequence ATGTCACTCGTCGCCGCCGCCGTCGCGGGGGGCGCCCTCGGCGCACGGCACGCCCTCGAAACGGACCACCTCGCGGCCGTCGCGACGCTCGTCGACGGCGAAGAGACGACCCTCTCGCGCGCCGGATTCGTCGGCGCGTCGTGGGGCGTCGGCCACACCGTCCCCATCGCGGCGCTCGGCCTCGCCTTCCTCCTCCTCGGTGTCCGTCTGCCCTCGTCGGTGACGACGCTGTTTGAGGGACTGGTCGGCGTCGTCCTCGTCGTGTTGGGCGCACGGATGCTGACCGGCGTCCTCGGCTGGCACGACCACGCCCACGGCACGCACCCCCTCCACCGCCACCTCCGAATCGGCCGGCTTTCGCTCGGCGGCCGCCACACGCACGTCGACGGCGACTCGCTACTCGTCGGCGCCCTCCACGGCGTCGCCGGGAGCGGAGCGCTCGTCATCGCCCTCGTGTCCACGGCGCCGAACCTCCCGACCGCCACCTCGTTCCTCGGCGCGTTCGCCGTCGGGTCGATACTGACGATGGCCGCGGTGTCCGCTGTGTGGGGCCAGACGATGGGCTGGCACCGACGGGCGCTTCGCACCGTCGCCGGCCTCGGCGGCGTCGGCGTCGGCGTGTTGCTCCTCGTCGAGAGCGCGGGCGTGTTGGTCTGA
- the truD gene encoding tRNA pseudouridine(13) synthase TruD — protein sequence MRDAHPLERQVGIDHYVSDGPGVGGRLRDDPSDFRVRELETITPEPLDADSGSYPILLVRATLTDWDTNDFASALSDAMGISRERVSWAGTKDKRAVTTQLFSIRDATAEDLPDLSGVDIDPLGRIGRDLEFGDLAGNAFEIRIADAKRPEAVGDVTDDLRAFGGGSAAVPNVFGHQRFGSQRPVTHEVGLHVVREEWREAVLTYVGNPAETEPDRTQQARATVEDVAASADPDWQQALDAMPGHLGYERSMLHTLVENGGETPADFRDALETVPWNLQRLFVNAAQSYAFNQILSERLRRGLPFDRPVAGDVVCFADADAPEGLALPDTDRLQRVDEERVDVVTRHCERGRAFVTAPLVGTETELGDGEPGEIEREVLGELDLAPDDFDLPGNFDSSGTRRAILVEANLSVERDPLTISFSLPRGSYATAVLREYLKVDPRDL from the coding sequence ATGCGCGACGCCCATCCCCTCGAACGGCAGGTCGGCATCGACCACTACGTGAGCGACGGCCCCGGCGTCGGCGGGCGCCTCCGCGACGACCCGAGCGACTTCCGGGTGCGCGAACTGGAGACGATAACCCCCGAACCGCTCGACGCCGATTCGGGCTCGTACCCCATCCTCCTCGTTCGCGCGACGCTCACCGACTGGGACACCAACGACTTCGCGAGTGCGCTCTCGGACGCGATGGGCATCAGTCGCGAACGGGTGTCGTGGGCGGGCACGAAAGACAAGCGCGCGGTCACGACGCAGCTGTTCTCGATTCGGGACGCGACGGCCGAGGACCTGCCCGACCTCTCGGGCGTCGACATCGACCCGCTGGGCCGAATCGGCCGGGACCTGGAGTTCGGTGACCTCGCGGGCAACGCCTTCGAGATTCGCATCGCGGACGCCAAGCGACCCGAGGCAGTCGGGGACGTGACCGACGACCTGCGGGCGTTCGGCGGCGGGTCGGCCGCTGTGCCGAACGTCTTCGGCCACCAGCGCTTCGGCAGTCAGCGGCCCGTCACGCACGAGGTGGGCCTGCACGTCGTCCGCGAGGAGTGGCGAGAGGCCGTCCTCACGTACGTCGGCAACCCGGCGGAGACGGAACCGGACCGGACACAGCAGGCGCGGGCGACGGTCGAAGACGTGGCGGCGAGCGCCGACCCCGACTGGCAACAGGCACTCGACGCGATGCCGGGGCACCTCGGCTACGAGCGCTCGATGCTGCACACACTGGTCGAGAACGGCGGCGAGACGCCCGCCGACTTCCGCGACGCGCTGGAGACGGTGCCGTGGAACCTCCAGCGACTCTTCGTCAACGCCGCGCAGTCGTACGCGTTCAACCAAATCCTCTCCGAACGCCTGCGTCGCGGCCTGCCCTTCGACCGTCCCGTCGCCGGCGACGTGGTGTGTTTCGCGGACGCCGACGCGCCCGAAGGGTTGGCGCTCCCCGACACCGACCGCCTCCAGCGAGTCGACGAGGAACGCGTCGACGTGGTGACCCGCCACTGCGAGCGCGGACGCGCCTTCGTCACCGCGCCGCTGGTGGGGACGGAGACGGAACTCGGCGACGGCGAACCCGGCGAGATAGAGCGCGAGGTGCTCGGGGAGTTGGACCTCGCACCCGACGATTTCGACCTGCCCGGCAACTTCGACTCCTCGGGGACGCGACGCGCGATTCTGGTCGAGGCGAATCTGAGCGTCGAGCGCGACCCCCTGACCATCTCCTTTTCGCTCCCGCGCGGGTCGTACGCGACGGCGGTCCTCCGGGAGTATCTGAAGGTCGACCCGCGGGACCTCTAG
- a CDS encoding DUF2103 domain-containing protein, protein MECRRCGTPLDRPGDYCLVCRTANCDAVVLDIDVDRATLTMVEEEETVGETTITTRPEEEGEARVIERRNFAGLIADEIRRKRPETVFAAGDREIIRAVRGETHYEFYRVAGDDPVASVLERRGERALEVVETPPKEKLGGRHTTLIGKRAGRRAISTVAEHPHVKKIVPGPIDAGGKGSQSGLRAKVTRADDNGNVRLLLRDGSSVQENRIVTTAMNRETGERVRDDLNDALAAADLQ, encoded by the coding sequence ATGGAGTGTCGGCGGTGTGGAACCCCGTTAGACCGACCGGGCGACTACTGTCTGGTCTGTCGCACCGCCAACTGCGACGCGGTCGTCCTCGACATCGACGTCGACCGCGCGACGCTGACGATGGTAGAGGAGGAGGAGACGGTGGGCGAGACGACGATTACGACGCGCCCGGAGGAGGAGGGCGAGGCGCGGGTCATCGAGCGCCGAAACTTCGCCGGGCTAATCGCCGACGAAATCCGTCGAAAGCGTCCGGAGACGGTGTTCGCGGCGGGCGACCGAGAGATAATCCGCGCGGTGCGGGGGGAGACCCACTACGAGTTCTATCGCGTCGCCGGCGACGACCCGGTGGCGTCGGTGTTGGAACGTCGCGGGGAACGGGCGCTCGAAGTCGTGGAGACGCCGCCGAAGGAGAAACTCGGCGGGCGACACACGACGCTCATCGGCAAACGAGCGGGGCGCCGAGCCATCTCGACGGTGGCCGAACACCCGCACGTGAAGAAAATCGTCCCCGGACCCATCGACGCCGGGGGCAAGGGGTCGCAGTCGGGGTTGCGCGCGAAGGTGACGCGGGCGGACGACAACGGGAACGTGCGCTTACTCCTGCGCGACGGGTCGAGCGTGCAGGAGAACCGCATCGTCACGACGGCGATGAACCGCGAAACCGGCGAGCGCGTCCGCGACGATTTGAACGATGCGCTGGCGGCGGCGGACCTGCAGTGA
- a CDS encoding eL43 family ribosomal protein: MAENKARSTGSAGRFGARYGRVARRRVKEIEGEMQNATLDGDSVTRIGTGVWKNEETGEVFTGGAYRPETPGGRTVKRSIRAALATDEDDE, from the coding sequence ATGGCCGAGAACAAGGCACGCAGCACTGGGAGCGCGGGCCGATTCGGCGCGCGATACGGGCGTGTCGCCCGCCGGCGCGTCAAGGAAATCGAAGGCGAGATGCAGAACGCCACGCTCGACGGTGACAGTGTCACCCGAATCGGAACGGGCGTCTGGAAGAACGAGGAGACGGGCGAAGTGTTCACCGGCGGGGCGTACCGCCCCGAGACGCCCGGTGGCCGCACCGTCAAGCGCTCCATCCGCGCTGCGCTCGCGACCGACGAAGACGACGAATAA
- a CDS encoding DNA-directed RNA polymerase subunit P: protein MSYKCSRCKRDVELDEYGGVRCPYCGHRVLLKERAPTVKEVNVE, encoded by the coding sequence ATGAGTTACAAGTGTTCCCGGTGCAAGCGCGACGTCGAACTCGACGAGTACGGCGGCGTCCGCTGCCCGTACTGCGGTCACCGGGTGCTCCTCAAGGAGCGCGCGCCGACCGTCAAGGAAGTCAACGTCGAGTAA
- a CDS encoding KEOPS complex subunit Pcc1, with product MAESVDDDAPHHLSLQFEYDTEERARRVERSVGVEVGEIDDARSAATVTRDAQTVEVRIEATDLVALRAGTNTWSRLLAVAERVEDVASQA from the coding sequence GTGGCCGAGTCGGTCGACGACGACGCGCCACACCACCTCTCTTTGCAGTTCGAGTATGACACCGAGGAACGCGCTCGTCGCGTCGAGCGGAGCGTCGGCGTCGAAGTCGGCGAGATAGACGACGCTCGGTCGGCGGCGACCGTCACGCGCGACGCGCAGACGGTCGAAGTTCGCATCGAAGCGACAGACCTCGTCGCCCTCCGTGCGGGGACGAACACGTGGAGTCGCCTCCTCGCCGTCGCGGAGCGAGTCGAGGACGTGGCGTCGCAAGCGTGA
- a CDS encoding prefoldin subunit beta, whose protein sequence is MQGNLPPEAQEKLEELQDLQETAQQVAAQKQQAESTLNESKTALDALGDIDEDTEMYREVGELLVSTEYDEAHDDLEEKVESLEVRVEQLSKQEERVRDQFESLQEELQQMLQGGAGGGPMGPGGAGGA, encoded by the coding sequence ATGCAAGGAAATCTGCCGCCGGAAGCCCAAGAGAAACTCGAAGAACTGCAGGACCTGCAGGAGACGGCCCAGCAAGTGGCCGCGCAGAAACAGCAGGCCGAGTCGACGCTCAACGAGTCGAAGACGGCGCTCGACGCCCTCGGCGACATCGACGAGGACACCGAGATGTACCGTGAAGTCGGCGAACTCCTCGTCTCTACGGAGTACGACGAGGCCCACGACGACCTGGAAGAGAAAGTCGAGAGCCTCGAAGTGCGCGTCGAGCAGCTGAGCAAACAGGAAGAGCGCGTCCGCGACCAGTTCGAGTCGCTTCAGGAAGAGCTGCAGCAGATGCTGCAGGGCGGCGCTGGCGGCGGCCCGATGGGTCCGGGCGGCGCTGGCGGCGCGTAA
- a CDS encoding DUF3194 domain-containing protein, producing the protein MPDDETVVQTAAEAAEGVVFSRYRQSDVRDLDVTVTFEDGVLEVDVYLNAPDEDADPETVADEAARAAQDAVDDLFDAADDDAA; encoded by the coding sequence GTGCCCGACGACGAAACCGTCGTGCAGACGGCGGCGGAAGCCGCCGAAGGCGTCGTGTTCTCGCGATACCGACAGTCGGACGTTCGCGACCTAGACGTGACCGTGACGTTCGAAGACGGCGTGCTGGAAGTCGACGTCTATCTGAACGCGCCGGACGAGGACGCGGACCCCGAGACGGTGGCCGACGAGGCCGCACGGGCGGCACAGGATGCCGTCGACGACCTCTTCGACGCCGCGGACGACGACGCAGCGTAG
- a CDS encoding WD40/YVTN/BNR-like repeat-containing protein, translated as MRDMTRRTLLRGTAASAALASVPALGAADSVWLNAKTAVDVSLHDVEMTNAGAYSVGGGGYILERGSDLWGIAASGGPTGNGNDLYGADVTDDGERLWVVGASGAIGEYDVADRTLVDHSAPNDVTNNFNDVAVTGEAGSANVYVAGDSGAIYYSFENGASGTWDSVTPGSGSNINAIDFYGPRSGYAVDGNTTVFSTSDGSTWEARGIEDADSDFYGVDADGEDEVTIVGGNGTVYRWSEGAWVRSDTGDASLRDVEVTGETGVTVGDGGAMFRRDAEGWTAATAPTGTNLRAVVDADGLEVAVGDGGTVIERSL; from the coding sequence ATGCGCGACATGACGCGCCGAACGTTACTCCGTGGTACCGCAGCGAGCGCCGCCCTGGCAAGTGTCCCGGCTCTCGGCGCCGCAGACAGCGTGTGGCTGAACGCGAAGACGGCGGTCGACGTGTCCCTCCACGACGTGGAAATGACGAACGCGGGCGCGTACAGCGTCGGCGGTGGCGGGTACATCCTCGAACGCGGCAGCGACCTGTGGGGTATCGCCGCCAGCGGCGGCCCCACGGGGAACGGCAACGACCTCTACGGCGCCGACGTGACCGACGACGGCGAGCGACTGTGGGTCGTCGGCGCCAGCGGTGCCATCGGCGAGTACGACGTCGCCGACCGCACCCTCGTCGACCACTCGGCCCCGAACGACGTGACGAACAACTTCAACGACGTGGCCGTGACGGGCGAAGCGGGCAGCGCGAACGTCTACGTCGCGGGTGACTCCGGGGCAATCTACTACAGCTTCGAGAACGGCGCCAGCGGAACGTGGGACTCGGTCACGCCGGGGAGCGGGTCGAACATCAACGCCATCGACTTCTACGGTCCCCGGTCGGGCTACGCCGTCGACGGCAACACCACCGTCTTCAGTACCAGCGACGGGTCGACGTGGGAGGCCAGAGGCATCGAGGACGCCGACAGCGACTTCTATGGCGTCGACGCCGACGGCGAGGACGAGGTGACCATCGTCGGCGGCAACGGCACGGTGTATCGCTGGTCCGAGGGCGCGTGGGTCCGGTCGGACACCGGCGACGCGTCGCTCCGAGACGTGGAAGTGACGGGCGAGACGGGGGTCACCGTCGGCGATGGCGGGGCGATGTTCCGCCGCGACGCCGAGGGCTGGACGGCCGCAACCGCGCCCACCGGGACGAATCTCCGGGCCGTCGTCGACGCTGACGGCCTCGAAGTCGCCGTCGGCGATGGCGGGACCGTCATCGAGCGGTCGCTCTAA